ATAAAATCTGGTGACAAAGCTACTTTTGAAATGGAATTTGACGGTCAAGTACCTCAGCAAATTAGAAGAAGTGGTCGTAACAATGCAGAAGGAGTATCTCTATCTATGACACAATGGTACCCAAAGATGGCAGAATATGATTTTGAAGGTTGGCACGCAGATCCTTATATAGGACGTGAGTTTCATGGTGTTTGGGGAGACTTTAATGTAAACATTACTATTGATAAAGATTACATTATTGGAGGAACAGGTTACCTTCAAAACCCAGAAGATATAGGATATAACTATGGCGATGAAGGCCCTAAAGGAAAGAAAGGTAAAAAAGGAAAGCTTACCTGGAAATTTAAAGCACCTATGGTTCATGATTTTACGTGGGCAGCAGATCCAGACTATATTCATGATAAAGTAACTGCTAATGATGGTACTGTTTTACATTTCTTATATCAAGACAACGACAGTATTAAAGAAAACTGGAAGAACCTTCAGCCAAAAACAGAGCAGATTCTAGAATTTTTCAATGAAAATATAGGACCTTACCCCTATGAACAATACTCGGTAATACAAGGTGGTGATGGCGGTATGGAGTATGGTATGAGTACTTTAATTACTGGAGAGCGTAAGTTTGGAAGCCTAGTAGGTGTAACAGCACATGAGATGGCACATAGCTGGTTTCAGTTTATACTAGCAACTAATGAAGCGCAACACGAGTGGATGGATGAAGGTTTTACTAGCTTTATTAGTTCTGAAGCTATGAATGTAGTTATGGGCGAAAATAAAGAAAACCCACATTCTGGTTCTTACAGAGGCTATACCTATTTAGCAAACTCTGGTGTAGAGCAACCAATGACTACACACGCAGACAGATATAATGTAAACCAAGCTTACAGCATTACTGCGTATGCTAAAGGCGCTGTATTTTTAGCACAGTTAGAGTATTTATTAGGAAATGATCTTCAAGATGAAATTATAAAAGAATATTATAACCAATGGAAGTTTAAGCACCCTACACCAAACGATTTTATACGCGTTGCTGAGAAAGTATCTGGAGCAGAATTAGGTTGGTATTTGATAGACTTTGGTCAAACTACAAATACAATAGATTATACAGTAAAAAGCATTGAAGGTAACACTGCTACATTAGAGCGTATAGGTTTAATGCCAATGCCAATAGATGCTAAAGTAACATTTGCAGATGGCACAACTAAAATGGTTCACATTCCATTACGTATGATGCGTTGGGTAAAACCAAATGCAGAAAATGTTCAAGAAGATTGGCCTTGGGCAATGCCTACATATGAGCTAAAAATGGATAAGGAAATTTCTAAAGTAGAAATAGATCCAAGTCAACTTATGGCAGATGTTAAGCGTGATAACAACACGATGCAGAAATAATATAAGATTTAGGAGCCTTTCCTAAATGACTATTTCAATTACAAAAAACCCTGTTAGAGTCTTTATTATCTAACAGGGTTTTTTATTTAAGATGTTATTTTATAACAATCTTTTGAACACGTTTATATCCATTAACTTCTAAATGCAAAAAATATAAAGCACTTGGTAAATTGCTTAGATTAATAGAAGTACTATGTTTATTAAACGTATAGCTTTTAAGGGTTTTACCATAAATGGTTATAACTTTTACATTAATAGTATCAACGGTAATGCCGTTTAAGTTAAAAATACCTGACGATGGGTTTGGGAAAACTGAAACTTCGCTAAGTTTATTATCTTCTATTGAAAGGCTAATGTTCGATTCTAAAAAATCTGGAACACCACTATTATCTGTATCATCATCTAAAGGCGATCCATTGTTATTATAATCTTCGTCTATAGTTAAAACACCATCACCATCATCGTCATCATCTAAGTAGTTTTCAATTAAATCTTCATCTGTATCAATAAACGCAAACGATTGTAAACCTGCGCCAATACCTGTTATTTCTGTTAATGTATCTACGCCATCGCCATCATCGTCATCATCTAAATAATTAGGAATATCATCTTCATCTGTATCGTCATCATTTAAATCTCCATTAGTATTTAAGTCTTCATCAGAGTCGCTTATCCCATCATTATCACTATCTGGCAAAGTTAAAACCAAATCAAAATTTTCAATAGTAAAACATCCAAATTCAAAATTAGTTACTCTAATATATATTGTTTGTGGGGAAAATAAGTTATTATAAGCATTTGGTGTTACTATGGCATTGTTATCTGCTAAGGCATCACTTTCTGTTTCAAAATATACTACATCATAGTTTGAGGGAGACAAGCCATTTAAAACAATAGGAGTGTTTTCAGAAAGGTCAAAACTTTCTGTACCGTCTTCATTGACATCTTCTAATATAAGATCTATGGGCTCTGCAGTTGCAGGATTAAGTCCAACACTAATTATTAAGGTTGTAGTATCATAAGTACTATCCGTAGTATCCTCTGCACGCGCATAAATTGTCTGCGGATTAGTCGTATTTGTAAAAGGACTAATTAATGGATTTATTTTATTATCTGCATCGGTTTGTGAGGTATGATACGATACAGTTACATTATTTTGATCTCCTATTATTTGAGCATCATTTACACTAAGGTCAAACTGAGAAAAATCTGTGTCGCTACAAGCAGTTAAATCTGATGCTGGATTAGCAACAGCTTGTGCTTGTGACAAAGAAGTTATAGTTAATAAGATAAAGCAAAGTAGTAGTGTTCTCATAGTTAGTTTTTTATAAATGTAACTAAAAAAACTTTTAGCCTCAAAGAATAGAGTTTACATGCTCCTGCAACTTGGTTACAACTGTATTTTCAAACCAAGGATTTTTCATTCTCCAAAAACGATTAACTGGTGAAGGATGCGGGATTACAAAATACTCCGGTAAATAGTCATTGTAGTTTTTAACCTTCTCTGTTAAGTTGCGTTTATCATCTGGTAAATAATAATTTTGAGCATAAGCACCAATTAATAATTTAAGCTTAACGTGTTTTAGCTCATTCCACACTTGGTCGTGCCACGTAGGTGCACATATTTTCATTGGTGGTAAATCTCCTGTTTTAGCTTTACCAGGATAGCAGAATCCCATTGGTAAAATTGCAAAATTGTCTGTATTGTAAAAAGTCTCTTCCGTAACCCCAAGCCACTCTCTAAGCTTCTTTCCGCTTTGGTCTTTCCACGCTACACCACTTTCATGAACTTTACGACCTGGAGCTTGGCTTATCAAAACTATTTTAGAGTGTTTTGCAGCTTCAATAATTGGTCTAGGGCCAAGAGGAAGCTTATCTGCACAAAGGCTACAGTCTCTAATAGTTGAAAGTAAATTCTTCATAATATTTAAAGTTAGAACTTCTTTTTTCCTCAAACACAGCTTTAAACAATTTTGTATCTTAGAATGAAAATAGCTAACAATGAGCCATTACAGCATAAAACATATTGAAGAGTATTATCAAGTATATAGAAAATCTGTTAGAGATCCCGAGCTGTTTTGGGGTGAAATAGCCGAAGAACATTTTTTATGGCGAAAAAAATGGGATCGCGTTTTAAGTTATGATTTTAGCAAACCTGAGTTTAAATGGTTTGAGGGTGCCCAATTAAATATTACAGAAAACTGCTTAGACAGACACTTAACCACAAGAGCAAATAAAACGGCACTTCTTTTTGAGCCAAACAATCCCGAAGAAAAGGCACAACATATTACTTACAAAGAGTTGTATGAGCGTGTTTGTAAGCTTGCAAATGTCTTAAAACAAAAAGGGGTTAAAAAAGGAGATCGCGTTTGTATTTATTTACCTATGATACCTGAGCTCACCGTATCTGTATTGGCTTGTGCAAGAATTGGCGCCATACACTCTGTTGTTTTTGCAGGGTTTTCATCTAAAGCTTTAGCAACTCGAATAAACGACTGTGACTGTGAAATGGTCATTACCTCAGATGGATCTTATAGAGGCCACAAAACAATAGATTTAAAAGCAATTGTAGATGAAGCATTAGAGCAATGTAGTGGCGTTAAAAACGTATTGGTGGTTAAACGTATTAATTCTGAGGTCTCAATGACACCTAACAGAGATTTCTGGATAGAACCACTGTTGAAAGAGGCTAGTGCAAATTGTCCTGCAGAAATAATGGATGCAGAAGATCCATTATTTGTTTTGTATACATCTGGATCTACAGGTACGCCAAAAGGAATGGTACACACTTGTGGAGGTTATATGGTATATAGCGCCTATACATTTAAAAATGTGTTTAGATATGAAGAAAATGATGTGTATTGGTGTACAGCAGATATTGGCTGGATTACAGGACACAGTTATATAATTTACGGTCCTTTAGCCAATGGTGCCACTTCCTTAATGTTTGAAGGTGTCCCTAGCTACCCAGATTTTGGAAGGTTTTGGGAAATTGTAGAAAAGCATAGAGTAAATCAGTTTTATACTGCGCCAACAGCAATTCGTGCTTTGGCAAAAGAAAACCTTAAATTTATTGAAA
This region of Croceibacter atlanticus HTCC2559 genomic DNA includes:
- a CDS encoding M1 family metallopeptidase: MTKYLSVLICFLSLSAIAQNNTSYWQQHVDYNMDIDMDVETFQYKGTQKLEYTNNSPDDLNRVFYHLYFNAFQPGSEMDVRLQNIQDPDGRMTTEDKKSRIMSLSESEMGYIKVKSLTQDGKEVTYKTVGTVLEVELATPIKSGDKATFEMEFDGQVPQQIRRSGRNNAEGVSLSMTQWYPKMAEYDFEGWHADPYIGREFHGVWGDFNVNITIDKDYIIGGTGYLQNPEDIGYNYGDEGPKGKKGKKGKLTWKFKAPMVHDFTWAADPDYIHDKVTANDGTVLHFLYQDNDSIKENWKNLQPKTEQILEFFNENIGPYPYEQYSVIQGGDGGMEYGMSTLITGERKFGSLVGVTAHEMAHSWFQFILATNEAQHEWMDEGFTSFISSEAMNVVMGENKENPHSGSYRGYTYLANSGVEQPMTTHADRYNVNQAYSITAYAKGAVFLAQLEYLLGNDLQDEIIKEYYNQWKFKHPTPNDFIRVAEKVSGAELGWYLIDFGQTTNTIDYTVKSIEGNTATLERIGLMPMPIDAKVTFADGTTKMVHIPLRMMRWVKPNAENVQEDWPWAMPTYELKMDKEISKVEIDPSQLMADVKRDNNTMQK
- a CDS encoding T9SS type A sorting domain-containing protein — translated: MRTLLLCFILLTITSLSQAQAVANPASDLTACSDTDFSQFDLSVNDAQIIGDQNNVTVSYHTSQTDADNKINPLISPFTNTTNPQTIYARAEDTTDSTYDTTTLIISVGLNPATAEPIDLILEDVNEDGTESFDLSENTPIVLNGLSPSNYDVVYFETESDALADNNAIVTPNAYNNLFSPQTIYIRVTNFEFGCFTIENFDLVLTLPDSDNDGISDSDEDLNTNGDLNDDDTDEDDIPNYLDDDDDGDGVDTLTEITGIGAGLQSFAFIDTDEDLIENYLDDDDDGDGVLTIDEDYNNNGSPLDDDTDNSGVPDFLESNISLSIEDNKLSEVSVFPNPSSGIFNLNGITVDTINVKVITIYGKTLKSYTFNKHSTSINLSNLPSALYFLHLEVNGYKRVQKIVIK
- a CDS encoding uracil-DNA glycosylase family protein, which produces MKNLLSTIRDCSLCADKLPLGPRPIIEAAKHSKIVLISQAPGRKVHESGVAWKDQSGKKLREWLGVTEETFYNTDNFAILPMGFCYPGKAKTGDLPPMKICAPTWHDQVWNELKHVKLKLLIGAYAQNYYLPDDKRNLTEKVKNYNDYLPEYFVIPHPSPVNRFWRMKNPWFENTVVTKLQEHVNSIL
- the acs gene encoding acetate--CoA ligase, producing MSHYSIKHIEEYYQVYRKSVRDPELFWGEIAEEHFLWRKKWDRVLSYDFSKPEFKWFEGAQLNITENCLDRHLTTRANKTALLFEPNNPEEKAQHITYKELYERVCKLANVLKQKGVKKGDRVCIYLPMIPELTVSVLACARIGAIHSVVFAGFSSKALATRINDCDCEMVITSDGSYRGHKTIDLKAIVDEALEQCSGVKNVLVVKRINSEVSMTPNRDFWIEPLLKEASANCPAEIMDAEDPLFVLYTSGSTGTPKGMVHTCGGYMVYSAYTFKNVFRYEENDVYWCTADIGWITGHSYIIYGPLANGATSLMFEGVPSYPDFGRFWEIVEKHRVNQFYTAPTAIRALAKENLKFIESHDLSSLKVLGTVGEPINEEAWHWYNVNVGKKRSPVADSWFQTETGGIMISPIPYVTATKPTYATLPLPGVQLALMDENGDEIKGNQVDGRLCIKYPWPGIARTIYGNHKRYKDTYFSAFKGMYFTGDGALRDETGYYRITGRVDDVVIVSGHNMGTAPIEDAINEHPAVAESAIVGFPHDIKGNALYGFITLKETGEGRDHNNLRSEINQLITEYIGPIAKLDKIQFTKGLPKTRSGKIMRRILRKIASKDSENLGDISTLLNPEVVQDIIDTSL